A window of the Pelagicoccus enzymogenes genome harbors these coding sequences:
- a CDS encoding phasin family protein, with product MIDAIKKVMLAGVGAAAISTEKAEKALNELVEKGKLSATDAKEAAKKIADEGKQEFEEASKSLEDRFDSMLKKLGRGQAERIESLETKLAAVEARLAALEKESPAKVAD from the coding sequence ATGATCGATGCCATTAAGAAAGTGATGCTCGCTGGGGTTGGCGCCGCGGCGATTAGTACGGAGAAGGCAGAAAAGGCCCTGAATGAATTGGTCGAGAAGGGGAAGCTTTCTGCGACCGACGCGAAGGAAGCGGCGAAGAAGATCGCCGACGAAGGCAAGCAGGAGTTCGAGGAGGCTTCCAAGTCTCTGGAGGATCGCTTCGACTCGATGCTCAAGAAGCTGGGGCGTGGTCAGGCCGAGCGTATCGAAAGCTTGGAGACGAAGCTTGCCGCAGTGGAAGCGAGGTTGGCTGCTCTGGAGAAAGAGTCGCCTGCCAAGGTCGCCGACTAG
- a CDS encoding low molecular weight protein-tyrosine-phosphatase: MAEAKPITSILFVCMGNICRSPSGENVMRKLLEDAGLSDKVRCDSAGTIGYHTGNPPDPRMSAAGRKRGLPMTGSARQVTPQDLDRFDLVLAMDNENFADLERISTPENHHKIKRFCDFCIQYSDTEVPDPYYGGAQGFEHVLDLLEDGCQQIINQIEK; the protein is encoded by the coding sequence ATGGCTGAAGCAAAACCGATCACCTCCATCCTTTTCGTCTGCATGGGCAACATCTGCCGCTCGCCCTCCGGCGAAAACGTAATGAGAAAGCTGCTCGAAGACGCAGGGCTAAGCGACAAGGTTCGTTGCGACTCCGCCGGCACCATCGGATACCACACCGGCAACCCTCCCGACCCGCGCATGAGCGCCGCCGGCCGCAAACGCGGCTTGCCCATGACCGGCTCCGCCCGCCAGGTCACTCCCCAAGACCTCGATCGCTTCGATCTCGTTCTCGCGATGGACAACGAAAACTTCGCCGACCTAGAACGCATCTCCACCCCCGAAAACCACCACAAGATCAAACGTTTCTGCGATTTCTGCATCCAATATTCGGATACTGAAGTTCCCGACCCCTACTACGGAGGCGCCCAGGGTTTCGAACACGTGCTCGACCTCCTCGAAGACGGCTGCCAGCAAATTATCAATCAAATCGAGAAGTAG
- a CDS encoding FG-GAP repeat domain-containing protein has translation MNRSPYLASLATLSLLLGACAPSPDDLKLPPPPKATTQVDLARFDGNEIGDPIGDRRPWVAHVRAVDLDQDGRLDAIGCEAKDSEVVWLRQREDGSFQEIKIATQAQAPVHAEVYDLDADGDLDVLVSCMNIVFPNNDKIGTLMVLENDGSQNFTQRILLENVDRVTDARAADLDKDGDLDLVVGQFGYDQGEVRWMRNLGNWNFESETVLQLSGTINVTIDDYNGDGWLDFAALVSQQWEEIHLFENDGNGGFKKNRAIWGSTNDDYAISGMTSADLNRDGKPDLVFTNGDGFGPNPVPGPRPWHGLQWLENMGSGFFKYHRIADLGGAYSPVTVDIDQDGDMDVLALSSFNDWANPKAESLMLYENDGRMNFQSIVLAHDPIQLLSIDVGDFDGDGRYGIVSGGMHAYEPYERMSRFMIWRPQ, from the coding sequence ATGAATAGAAGCCCCTACCTTGCCAGCCTCGCAACCCTCTCGCTACTCCTCGGAGCCTGCGCCCCTTCCCCGGACGACCTCAAGCTGCCGCCACCGCCAAAGGCCACTACCCAAGTCGACCTCGCACGCTTCGACGGGAACGAAATCGGCGACCCCATCGGCGACCGTCGCCCCTGGGTCGCTCACGTGCGGGCCGTGGATCTGGACCAAGACGGCCGCCTCGACGCCATTGGCTGCGAAGCGAAGGACAGCGAGGTCGTTTGGCTGCGCCAAAGGGAGGACGGCAGCTTCCAGGAAATAAAAATAGCCACGCAAGCTCAGGCCCCGGTCCACGCCGAAGTCTACGACCTAGACGCCGACGGCGATCTCGACGTACTCGTCTCCTGCATGAATATCGTCTTCCCCAACAACGACAAGATCGGCACCCTTATGGTCTTGGAAAACGATGGCTCGCAAAACTTTACCCAACGCATCCTCCTGGAAAACGTCGATCGCGTCACCGACGCCCGGGCTGCCGACCTGGATAAGGACGGCGATCTCGACCTCGTTGTAGGACAATTTGGATACGACCAAGGAGAAGTCCGCTGGATGCGCAACCTCGGCAACTGGAACTTCGAATCCGAAACCGTCCTCCAACTCTCCGGCACTATTAACGTCACCATCGACGACTACAACGGCGACGGCTGGCTCGACTTCGCCGCCTTGGTTTCGCAGCAATGGGAAGAAATTCACCTTTTCGAGAACGACGGGAACGGCGGCTTCAAGAAGAACCGAGCGATCTGGGGCTCCACCAACGACGACTACGCCATCTCTGGAATGACGTCCGCCGACCTCAACCGCGACGGAAAGCCTGACCTTGTATTCACAAATGGCGACGGCTTCGGCCCCAACCCTGTTCCCGGCCCGCGCCCCTGGCACGGCCTGCAATGGCTGGAAAACATGGGCTCCGGATTCTTCAAGTACCACCGTATCGCCGACCTGGGCGGAGCCTACTCCCCCGTAACCGTCGACATCGACCAAGACGGCGACATGGACGTACTCGCCCTCTCCAGCTTCAACGACTGGGCCAATCCCAAAGCAGAGTCACTCATGCTCTACGAGAACGACGGCCGCATGAACTTCCAGTCAATCGTGCTCGCCCACGACCCCATCCAACTCCTCAGCATCGACGTCGGCGACTTCGACGGCGATGGCCGCTACGGCATCGTCTCCGGAGGCATGCACGCCTACGAACCCTACGAACGCATGAGCCGCTTCATGATCTGGCGCCCGCAGTAA
- a CDS encoding ABC1 kinase family protein produces the protein MSLKPFEFIANAVRAKEIVTVLARYGFADLLQKLDLPPRLLSALGKIAPHKRSQWERLRIVMEELGPTFIKFGQLLSMRPDVVPEPLIKELRKLQEKVPPVSFEQIRPILEEGLGQDYHAVFSEFDEEAIAGASMAQVHRARLALTGELVAVKIQRPALEKVIDADFDILMWLAKQAHERIEDLRPINLPDVIETMRDGLERELDFRREARGLSFFSRRNAYPEEVCAPKIFEDICSRRVLVMEWVEGRRLESIVPGSEEGRRLSQVGARSMFHQIMISGYFHADPHAGNIRVLPDGKLCFLDWGATGQLTQRMRYGLVDLFRAFVKADAEQVTRIGINLADTGESIDRRRMERDVNLAIREHYNADTGEGDVGRAILSLLYVFGRNGVDLAGDYSLMAKAILCVEETGATLDESFNLKDEFEPVLKRLVKERRNPKRMAESFRDSVLLGLEQLQGMPEEALRILKKIEKDNLKINLQHRGLEDLDDAISDASNKITLGIIIGCLLVGSSLIVTSNVPPIVFGFPILGIVGYVLSFLLGLYVAFDILRGRPK, from the coding sequence ATGTCATTAAAGCCATTCGAGTTCATCGCCAATGCAGTGAGAGCCAAGGAGATCGTCACGGTTTTGGCGCGGTATGGCTTCGCGGACCTCCTGCAGAAGCTGGATCTCCCGCCACGTTTGCTGAGCGCCCTTGGCAAGATCGCTCCTCACAAGCGCAGCCAGTGGGAGCGATTGCGGATAGTCATGGAGGAGCTGGGGCCGACCTTTATCAAGTTTGGCCAGCTGCTGAGCATGCGTCCGGATGTCGTTCCCGAACCGCTTATCAAGGAGCTCAGGAAGCTGCAGGAGAAGGTACCTCCCGTATCCTTTGAGCAGATACGCCCGATTTTGGAGGAGGGCTTGGGGCAGGACTATCATGCGGTTTTTTCGGAATTCGATGAGGAGGCGATTGCGGGAGCCTCGATGGCGCAGGTGCATCGAGCCCGCTTGGCTTTGACGGGGGAGTTGGTAGCGGTCAAGATCCAGCGCCCTGCCTTGGAAAAGGTGATCGATGCGGATTTCGACATTTTGATGTGGCTGGCAAAGCAGGCCCATGAGCGGATCGAGGATCTGAGACCGATTAACTTGCCGGACGTGATCGAGACGATGCGCGACGGTTTGGAGCGCGAGCTCGACTTTCGCCGGGAGGCGCGGGGGCTTTCGTTCTTTTCCCGTCGCAATGCCTATCCGGAGGAGGTTTGCGCGCCCAAGATATTTGAGGACATCTGCTCTCGTCGCGTACTCGTGATGGAGTGGGTGGAAGGTCGCCGGCTGGAGTCGATCGTTCCAGGCAGCGAGGAGGGGAGGCGTCTCTCGCAGGTGGGAGCCCGCTCCATGTTCCACCAAATCATGATCAGCGGCTACTTCCATGCGGATCCACATGCGGGGAATATCCGCGTGTTGCCGGACGGGAAGCTTTGTTTCTTGGATTGGGGCGCTACCGGGCAGCTGACGCAGCGGATGCGTTATGGCTTGGTGGATCTTTTTCGGGCCTTCGTGAAGGCGGATGCGGAACAGGTGACGCGGATTGGCATCAACTTGGCGGATACCGGCGAGTCGATCGACCGTCGTCGCATGGAGCGCGACGTGAATCTGGCGATCCGCGAGCACTACAACGCGGATACGGGGGAAGGCGATGTCGGGCGGGCCATCTTAAGTCTGTTGTACGTGTTTGGCCGCAACGGGGTGGATCTTGCTGGGGACTATTCTCTTATGGCCAAGGCTATCCTTTGTGTGGAGGAGACGGGGGCGACCTTGGACGAGTCGTTTAACTTGAAGGATGAGTTCGAGCCCGTGCTCAAGCGGCTGGTGAAAGAGCGTCGCAACCCTAAGCGGATGGCCGAGTCGTTTCGCGACAGCGTTTTGTTGGGACTGGAGCAGCTGCAGGGGATGCCGGAGGAGGCGTTGCGGATTCTCAAGAAGATCGAGAAGGACAATCTCAAGATCAATCTCCAACACCGAGGTCTGGAGGATTTGGACGATGCGATCAGCGATGCCAGCAACAAGATTACCTTGGGTATCATCATTGGTTGCTTGTTGGTGGGGTCTTCTCTGATCGTGACTTCCAATGTTCCTCCGATTGTATTTGGATTTCCGATACTGGGAATCGTGGGATACGTCTTGTCTTTCTTGTTGGGACTGTACGTGGCCTTCGATATTTTGCGCGGTCGGCCTAAGTGA
- a CDS encoding lipocalin-like domain-containing protein — MKSLVSALIAAIALVYSQAATPFPVETETGFAIARPNTPLEFPRDHGSHPDFKTEWWYITGHLTADDRDLGFQITFFRSASKEKPTAPAEQVYLAHAAIVDKQSGEFLHEERLNSDDWNAAAKVGALDLYNGNWYLRMTNPESEEMKTRFSLQDVGVLELKLLPAKPKTLFGENGYSKKGDEPGAASYYVTFTRLEVSGTLKNNQSETPLTGLAWMDHEFSSSQLSSEQIGWNWSSLILDDGSELMAYVMRRQDGAVDPNSRLTLISPKGEKTEFTGSAFQWTPTRLWQSPHSGAAYPVEYAISWEDRKLTVRPYADDQELSGSIGDFVYWEGACQVFDENGRSIGLGYTELTGYNESLNGKF, encoded by the coding sequence ATGAAGTCACTCGTTTCAGCGCTCATCGCAGCGATTGCCCTCGTGTACTCGCAGGCCGCGACTCCCTTCCCGGTCGAAACCGAAACGGGCTTCGCCATCGCTCGCCCCAACACGCCCTTGGAATTCCCTCGCGACCACGGCAGTCACCCTGACTTCAAAACGGAGTGGTGGTACATCACCGGCCACCTCACCGCCGACGATCGGGACCTCGGTTTTCAAATCACCTTCTTCCGCTCCGCCAGCAAGGAGAAACCTACCGCTCCCGCCGAGCAGGTCTACCTCGCCCACGCCGCCATCGTCGACAAGCAATCGGGCGAGTTCCTCCACGAAGAGCGACTGAATTCGGACGACTGGAACGCCGCTGCCAAAGTCGGCGCCCTCGATCTGTACAACGGCAACTGGTACCTGCGGATGACAAACCCCGAGAGCGAGGAAATGAAAACCCGCTTTTCGCTGCAGGACGTCGGCGTCTTAGAACTCAAGCTGCTCCCCGCTAAACCCAAGACGCTCTTCGGGGAAAACGGCTATTCCAAAAAGGGAGACGAGCCCGGAGCCGCCAGCTACTACGTTACCTTCACTCGCCTCGAAGTGTCCGGAACGCTCAAAAACAACCAATCGGAGACGCCGCTCACCGGTCTCGCTTGGATGGACCACGAATTCAGCTCAAGTCAGCTCAGTTCCGAGCAAATCGGCTGGAACTGGAGCAGCCTCATCCTCGACGACGGTAGCGAGCTGATGGCCTACGTCATGAGACGCCAAGACGGGGCCGTCGATCCCAACTCTCGGCTCACCCTCATTTCCCCTAAGGGCGAGAAAACCGAGTTCACCGGCAGCGCTTTCCAGTGGACTCCTACCCGCTTGTGGCAAAGTCCCCACTCCGGCGCCGCCTACCCAGTGGAGTACGCAATCTCCTGGGAAGACCGGAAACTGACCGTTCGCCCTTACGCCGACGACCAAGAACTCTCCGGCTCAATCGGCGACTTCGTCTACTGGGAAGGAGCCTGCCAGGTTTTCGACGAAAACGGTCGAAGCATCGGCCTCGGCTACACCGAACTCACCGGATACAACGAGTCGCTCAACGGAAAATTCTGA
- a CDS encoding fructosamine kinase family protein produces the protein MSDRHLIEAALSEHSGRPFTIESQQSIGGGCINDAYRIQGNDGPSYFVKANNKSFLPAFASEANALRELAATQTVSVPEVIDAIEGENQSYLILEYIEARSSQSGNWETLGHQLAQLHKIEQPHFGWQENNLIGATPQPNPRSQAWPEFFRERRIQHQLALCARRGYELPHAEQLLEAIPSFFENYTPYPSLLHGDLWSGNVSFSSDGSPFIYDPASYYGDREADIAFTEFFGGFPKKFYQAYHEKLPLDSGYERRKTLYNLYHCLNHLYLFGASYAAQAEQMTRQLLSR, from the coding sequence TTGTCCGACCGCCACCTCATAGAAGCCGCCCTATCCGAGCACTCAGGACGCCCCTTTACCATCGAATCCCAACAATCGATCGGAGGCGGCTGCATCAACGACGCCTACCGCATACAAGGAAACGACGGCCCAAGCTACTTCGTCAAAGCAAACAACAAATCCTTCCTCCCCGCCTTCGCCTCTGAAGCCAATGCCCTGCGCGAGCTTGCTGCCACACAGACGGTTAGCGTGCCAGAGGTCATCGATGCCATCGAAGGCGAAAACCAATCGTACTTGATCCTCGAATACATCGAAGCCCGCTCCTCGCAATCCGGCAACTGGGAAACGCTCGGCCACCAACTCGCCCAGCTCCACAAAATCGAACAACCCCACTTCGGCTGGCAGGAAAACAACCTCATCGGAGCCACCCCCCAACCCAATCCCCGCTCCCAGGCCTGGCCCGAATTCTTCCGCGAGCGCCGCATCCAGCACCAACTAGCCCTCTGCGCCAGACGCGGCTACGAGTTGCCACACGCTGAACAGCTGCTGGAAGCCATTCCCTCCTTTTTCGAAAACTACACGCCGTACCCCAGCCTGCTGCACGGCGACCTCTGGTCCGGCAACGTCTCCTTCTCCAGCGACGGCAGCCCCTTCATCTACGACCCCGCCAGCTACTACGGCGACCGCGAAGCTGACATCGCGTTTACCGAATTCTTTGGCGGCTTCCCCAAAAAATTCTACCAAGCGTACCATGAGAAGCTGCCATTGGATTCCGGATACGAGCGGCGAAAGACGCTCTACAACCTCTACCACTGCCTCAACCACCTCTACCTCTTCGGCGCCAGCTATGCAGCCCAAGCCGAGCAAATGACTCGCCAACTCCTCTCAAGATAG
- a CDS encoding ABC transporter permease translates to MTLSLFASLFWRFGVRYWIHHWLKLLLLVSIVALGCGAFLAIGLANRASTQSFDRFAQTVSGQSQLVVTPALGDLSLDDLRSIRIALLDTEATLVPQVVSSARLNDRPDLAAEDSVFTLVGMDLLAASNFLLRHGSETTFLSTDPSQPSGPLERPRGVYAQAETSRAYSWDSSSTLALFVEDRLVNLPWVGELPQPEDKRQVASNVLIMDWRDLSELLGKPLHANRVDIVWSEEDRSDTEIQQAISHLEKANPGTWVVESQSQRQATGATMTLALRMNLRALSVLSLLVAICLVFQAMDSTVARRQAEVATLHSLGVSTRLTRLLWFADACLVGFLGGGLGLLLGDLMARLSTKMVGQTINTLYYNAGSIDHRYSFAEAGLAWSLTIVFCIAAGWWPARQAAKSPVVETIRQGNHRSSYSRPSYWIASGIFAFLSVVAYLIPPVRAANGHAIPVGGYALAVLLIGLVASLACLTLESLGQLCNSLGNRYASLRLALSQFRLPVTRHRLALAGVILSVGMTASMIFLIGSFESTVRSWIGSTLQADLFIRPKSVSASHDIPGIRKEIIESLRNNERTSDIGVIYRDSTRIQNLPTQLVGFDTDYLHRIDHTTWIERPDNLLDLKSGDTATVNEAFASRFQKKVGDRVEIPTRQGPLQLRIIGIIADYGNENGSLGIDKELFQNITGKTRPSAVALHLKAPQEIDSYARELREAHPALFVMTNRWLREETLRIFNRVFSITYALEGIGLLISVVGLGSMLASLLIERRSEIGTLQRIGFDLRSIALSSLWEGVALALLGILSGLLLGCLLGLTLVFLINKQSFGWTLTVSIPWNTMLGLGLLTAAGAGIVSYFVGRWSAKLPPLAEE, encoded by the coding sequence ATGACCCTCTCGCTTTTCGCTAGCCTGTTCTGGCGCTTCGGCGTGCGCTACTGGATACACCACTGGCTGAAACTGCTGTTGCTGGTTTCCATCGTAGCCCTCGGCTGCGGAGCGTTCCTGGCGATCGGACTTGCCAATCGAGCTTCCACCCAAAGCTTCGACCGCTTCGCCCAAACCGTTTCCGGGCAGAGCCAACTGGTAGTCACGCCCGCTCTCGGCGACCTCTCCTTGGACGATCTGCGTTCCATCCGTATCGCTTTGCTCGATACGGAGGCAACCCTGGTTCCTCAGGTCGTGAGCAGCGCTCGACTCAACGACCGCCCCGACCTCGCCGCTGAAGATTCCGTTTTCACCCTCGTCGGCATGGACTTGCTGGCCGCCTCCAACTTCCTCTTGCGGCACGGATCCGAAACAACCTTCCTTTCCACGGATCCGAGCCAGCCCTCGGGACCATTGGAGCGACCTCGCGGAGTCTACGCCCAAGCGGAAACCTCAAGGGCCTACAGCTGGGACTCCTCCAGTACCCTCGCCCTTTTCGTAGAGGACAGGCTTGTGAACCTGCCTTGGGTCGGCGAACTTCCGCAACCGGAGGACAAACGCCAAGTCGCCTCCAACGTCCTCATCATGGATTGGCGAGACCTCAGCGAATTGCTCGGAAAGCCACTGCACGCGAATCGCGTCGACATTGTCTGGAGCGAAGAAGACCGCTCCGACACTGAGATTCAACAGGCCATCAGTCATCTGGAAAAAGCCAATCCTGGCACTTGGGTCGTCGAGTCCCAAAGCCAACGCCAAGCGACAGGAGCAACCATGACCCTCGCCTTGCGCATGAACCTGCGAGCCCTCTCCGTGCTCTCCCTGCTGGTGGCAATATGCCTTGTTTTCCAAGCGATGGACAGCACTGTCGCCCGCCGCCAGGCAGAAGTGGCTACTTTGCACTCTCTGGGCGTATCCACAAGATTGACACGACTCCTTTGGTTCGCAGACGCCTGCCTCGTCGGATTCCTCGGTGGCGGACTCGGCCTTCTGCTAGGCGACCTAATGGCCCGCCTGTCTACCAAAATGGTCGGGCAAACCATCAACACGCTCTATTATAACGCTGGCTCTATCGATCACCGCTACTCATTCGCAGAGGCTGGACTGGCCTGGTCTCTGACCATCGTATTCTGTATCGCCGCCGGCTGGTGGCCAGCTCGCCAGGCAGCAAAATCTCCGGTAGTGGAAACCATCCGCCAAGGGAACCACCGATCGAGCTACTCAAGACCTTCCTACTGGATTGCTTCTGGCATCTTCGCCTTCCTTTCCGTAGTTGCCTACCTGATACCTCCTGTTCGAGCTGCGAACGGACACGCCATCCCAGTCGGCGGCTACGCCCTTGCCGTCCTCCTCATCGGCCTCGTAGCCAGCCTCGCCTGCCTGACGCTCGAATCCCTGGGCCAACTCTGCAACAGCCTGGGAAATCGCTACGCAAGCCTCCGGCTCGCGCTCTCCCAATTTCGCTTGCCCGTCACGCGACACCGACTCGCGCTCGCCGGGGTTATCCTGTCCGTTGGCATGACCGCGTCCATGATCTTCCTCATTGGCAGCTTCGAGTCGACCGTGCGCTCCTGGATTGGGAGCACGCTGCAAGCGGACCTGTTCATCCGTCCGAAGTCCGTCAGCGCATCGCACGATATCCCTGGCATTCGAAAGGAAATCATCGAATCCTTGAGAAACAACGAACGAACGAGCGACATCGGCGTAATCTATCGGGATAGTACCCGTATCCAAAACCTACCGACACAACTAGTCGGCTTCGACACCGACTACCTACACCGAATCGACCACACCACTTGGATCGAACGCCCCGACAATCTACTCGACTTGAAAAGTGGCGACACCGCTACGGTCAACGAAGCCTTCGCCAGCCGCTTCCAGAAAAAGGTAGGGGACCGCGTCGAAATACCGACGCGCCAAGGACCGCTGCAGCTTCGCATCATCGGAATCATCGCGGACTACGGAAACGAGAATGGAAGTCTCGGCATCGACAAGGAGCTTTTCCAGAACATCACAGGAAAAACACGCCCCAGCGCCGTCGCCTTACATCTGAAAGCCCCTCAGGAAATCGACAGCTACGCCCGCGAGCTGAGGGAAGCCCATCCTGCCCTCTTCGTGATGACCAATCGCTGGCTGCGCGAAGAGACCCTGCGCATTTTTAACCGCGTTTTCTCTATCACCTATGCTTTGGAAGGCATCGGCTTGCTCATCTCCGTAGTTGGCTTGGGCTCGATGCTCGCGTCACTGCTCATCGAACGCCGCAGCGAAATTGGGACCCTGCAACGTATCGGTTTCGACCTGCGATCGATCGCCCTCTCCAGCCTCTGGGAAGGGGTCGCTCTCGCCCTGCTAGGCATCCTATCCGGCCTCCTCCTCGGTTGCCTGCTCGGCCTCACGCTCGTATTCCTCATAAACAAGCAGTCCTTCGGCTGGACCCTTACCGTATCCATTCCTTGGAACACCATGCTCGGGCTTGGCCTATTGACCGCTGCCGGAGCGGGTATCGTTTCCTACTTCGTAGGACGCTGGTCCGCTAAGCTCCCACCCCTAGCAGAAGAATGA
- a CDS encoding tetratricopeptide repeat protein has translation MKKLIPIALVLAGIAAGFLLWQKSAKTAALVHDATPEIPSTIENSELLERIQIATTQAKDGPKPIEGLAELSRLYHANGYTREAWQCYATLVLAEPNEATWQYHFGRILAGYGQLEEATPLFQKTIDLAPDYIPARIRLGDTLLKQNKFEAADSVYSETLSKDPENAYALVGLARVAIAKEDYSLARTHLEKAVQKTNFQIGADLLGDVYKKLNLPNLENRVLQQMEWGSYADIPDPWSLSLMDDCYDAYQVSIAGGWVAHQGDVIKGLRYIRKAVDLEPDNPTLQYQIGGIYLSLDDIDKAEPHFRRCVELQPTHADAWLSLIEIAKRRQSPTLVRRTLDAALRAAPNSPSLNIEKGKALLALRRFDEALPYFKRSIELRPHEAVGYIELAQAYISQDRLEEGMAQMSEALAREPNHPVVLSTMVFDSILRSDRQAADQWFAQVRNQARIRPKEIAQLEQMYQKQFGAPAPR, from the coding sequence TTGAAAAAACTGATCCCCATCGCCCTCGTCCTTGCAGGCATCGCCGCTGGATTCCTGCTCTGGCAAAAGTCGGCCAAAACCGCAGCCCTCGTCCATGACGCCACTCCCGAGATTCCCAGCACGATAGAAAACAGCGAGCTCCTAGAGCGTATCCAAATCGCAACCACACAAGCAAAAGATGGCCCAAAACCCATAGAAGGACTCGCCGAGCTCAGCCGCCTCTACCACGCAAACGGCTACACCCGAGAAGCATGGCAATGCTACGCCACCCTCGTCCTCGCGGAACCAAACGAAGCGACTTGGCAGTACCACTTTGGTCGCATCCTGGCAGGATACGGACAACTAGAAGAGGCGACCCCTCTCTTCCAGAAGACTATCGACCTCGCTCCCGACTACATCCCAGCCCGTATCCGCCTTGGAGATACGCTACTCAAACAAAATAAGTTCGAAGCAGCAGACAGCGTCTATAGCGAAACCCTTTCCAAAGACCCAGAAAACGCCTACGCCCTCGTCGGCCTCGCCCGCGTGGCCATCGCAAAGGAAGATTATTCCCTCGCGAGAACCCACTTGGAGAAAGCCGTGCAGAAGACCAACTTCCAAATCGGAGCCGACCTTCTCGGTGACGTCTACAAAAAGCTAAACCTCCCAAACCTCGAAAACCGAGTCCTGCAGCAGATGGAATGGGGCAGCTATGCCGACATCCCCGACCCTTGGTCCCTCTCCCTGATGGACGATTGCTACGATGCCTACCAAGTCTCTATCGCCGGTGGATGGGTCGCTCATCAGGGCGACGTCATCAAAGGACTCCGCTACATAAGGAAAGCCGTCGACCTCGAACCCGACAACCCCACCCTCCAATACCAGATTGGCGGCATCTACCTCAGCCTCGACGACATCGACAAGGCAGAGCCTCACTTCCGACGCTGCGTCGAGCTCCAGCCTACGCACGCTGACGCATGGCTTTCCCTCATAGAGATCGCTAAACGTCGCCAAAGCCCCACCCTCGTGCGGCGAACTTTGGACGCGGCCCTGCGAGCAGCTCCCAATTCCCCTTCCCTCAACATCGAAAAAGGCAAAGCCCTGCTCGCCCTCAGACGCTTCGACGAAGCGCTCCCGTATTTTAAAAGATCGATCGAGCTGCGCCCCCACGAGGCCGTCGGCTACATCGAACTGGCCCAAGCCTACATAAGCCAGGATCGCCTCGAAGAAGGCATGGCCCAAATGAGCGAAGCCCTCGCCCGCGAGCCCAACCACCCAGTGGTCCTTTCCACCATGGTCTTCGACTCCATCCTACGCTCCGATCGCCAAGCCGCCGACCAATGGTTCGCCCAAGTCCGCAATCAAGCCCGCATCCGCCCCAAGGAAATCGCTCAGCTGGAACAGATGTACCAAAAGCAGTTCGGGGCCCCAGCGCCTCGCTGA
- the holA gene encoding DNA polymerase III subunit delta: protein MSSAPFIYVSGPDDYLASRMAKDIWAEVKKDVTDDFSIEVISGQAGKVDEVADAVNRFRDATQTLGLFGGRRVVWLKDVTFIADNQVGRAEGTVKLCEDLQEVLEAINPDEVGVLISASPVDRRKRFAKFLEKTGDYRPSGGMDSKGGGVETLVAALNRECEAMKVTIARDAVEVLISKVNGNSRLLIEETRKLGTYLGEPGKQITSALVEELTPNFGEGDFFESTEAFFARDINWTLSALRRHFFSGNDARPVIASLQNRNRLLIQLRALIDGGEITASGSSISKPMFERAAAKYASFYDGLKTKSGYNVFTQNLWYMGKLISSGKFPPLKALIDHQLEFIRAFEEIVERPNEQEEALRAMAIRCLA from the coding sequence ATGTCTAGCGCTCCCTTCATCTACGTTTCCGGTCCCGACGATTACTTGGCCAGTCGCATGGCTAAGGATATTTGGGCGGAGGTGAAGAAGGATGTGACGGATGACTTTTCGATCGAAGTGATCAGCGGGCAGGCGGGCAAGGTGGACGAGGTGGCGGATGCGGTGAACCGTTTTCGCGACGCGACCCAAACCTTGGGGCTTTTTGGCGGTCGCCGCGTCGTTTGGCTGAAGGACGTGACTTTTATCGCGGACAATCAGGTCGGTCGGGCTGAGGGCACGGTCAAGCTTTGCGAAGATCTACAGGAAGTGCTGGAAGCAATCAATCCCGACGAGGTTGGAGTCTTGATCTCGGCGTCTCCGGTAGACCGGCGCAAGCGGTTCGCCAAGTTTTTGGAGAAGACGGGCGACTACCGTCCGTCAGGGGGCATGGACTCCAAGGGCGGCGGGGTGGAAACCTTGGTGGCTGCTTTGAATCGCGAATGCGAGGCGATGAAGGTGACGATCGCCCGAGACGCGGTGGAAGTTTTGATCAGCAAGGTGAACGGCAACTCTCGTCTCTTGATCGAGGAGACCCGCAAGCTGGGGACTTACTTGGGCGAACCGGGCAAGCAGATTACCAGCGCTTTGGTCGAGGAGCTGACTCCAAACTTTGGCGAAGGCGACTTCTTCGAATCGACCGAGGCGTTTTTCGCCCGTGACATCAACTGGACGCTTTCGGCCTTGCGGCGTCACTTTTTCAGCGGCAACGACGCCCGTCCGGTCATTGCCTCATTGCAAAACAGAAACCGATTGCTGATCCAGCTGAGGGCTTTGATTGACGGCGGCGAGATCACGGCGAGCGGGTCAAGCATCAGCAAGCCGATGTTCGAGCGGGCGGCCGCCAAGTACGCTTCGTTCTACGACGGTTTGAAGACGAAGAGCGGCTACAACGTTTTCACGCAAAACCTTTGGTACATGGGCAAGTTGATCAGCTCGGGAAAGTTTCCTCCTTTGAAGGCTTTGATCGACCACCAGCTGGAGTTTATTCGGGCTTTTGAGGAAATAGTGGAACGTCCCAACGAGCAGGAGGAGGCCTTGCGGGCCATGGCGATTCGCTGTCTGGCGTAG